A region of the Euzebya sp. genome:
CCCCACAAGTGCGAGGCCATCCCCCGATGCTTCACGGAGACCTCCCAAGCCTCAGCCAGGGCCGGTAGCGACAAGCTGGCGGCCGCAGCGCGTACTTCAGCTGCAGCCTCGGCCAAGGTGGGGGCGAGGGGACCTAGAGCATCTGCGGTTTTAAAGCCGCACTCGGATGCTATGCTGGGTCGTGAGCTGGTCGAAAACACCTGTCTGTAGTTTACTTCGATGGACTTCACGCCTCAAGTTCTGGAGGCAGCGTGCGGCCTAGAAACCGCATACCGGACGGCGTGCCGCATCTCGGGTCGAGACTTCGGGCCCTGCGGCAAGCGGCCGCGCTATCAGGCCGTGAGGCGGCCCGCGTCTGCGGTCTCGACGAGAAGACCTTCAGGCGTCTTGAGAGTTCGCCGACGCCGAATCCGCAGCTAGCCACGCTCGTGGCTATGCAACGGGCATACGGAGTGGGATCGATCGACGAACTACTCGGGCGTTCTGCGGTCGAGCGCCTGGGTGAGGAGTGGGGCAAGGGCGAAACCGGTTCCGACGCGGCGTGAAGCGGCATGCACCAGATAATCGAACATATGTTCGTCCAAGTCAATGCACGGGCCGCGTGGAAGGCGCCAACGAACGCGGTCGCGGGCTGGCCCGCGAGGGTCGTTCAGGGAGCCGATCAGGGTTAGGCCATGATCTGTGCGACGCTGGGGGTAGGGAGATGGAGCCCACGAGAGCTCGTCACCCCCCGATGTGTCGCCCGTCTTCAGGCCTGGCCGTGGGTGTCCTGCGCTCAGGTGTCGGGTGGAGCCTGGTGCGTCTAGCGGGTCGGGCCGGTGGGATGAAGAGCACCTCGGCGATGGCGGTGGCGGCGATCTCGTCATCGTCGGGCATGACGTGGGCGTACACGGCCAGGGTCGTGCTGGCGTCGGAGTGGCCCAGGCGGTTGGCGACGACGTGGATCGGGACGCCTTGGGTGAGCATGAGCGTGGCAGCCGTGTGGCGCAGGCCGTGCACGCCGATCGGTGGGAGGCCTGCCCGGGCTGCGGTGCGGCGCAGCGTGTTCGTCAGCCGTTGGGGGTCAAGCGACGCGCCGGTCGGGTCGGTGAAGACCG
Encoded here:
- a CDS encoding helix-turn-helix domain-containing protein, whose translation is MPHLGSRLRALRQAAALSGREAARVCGLDEKTFRRLESSPTPNPQLATLVAMQRAYGVGSIDELLGRSAVERLGEEWGKGETGSDAA
- a CDS encoding site-specific integrase, translating into MWTVALTTGLRRGELVGLAWHDVDLTAATLEVRTMTTVVRGQRVTTDGKTDAARRRLTLDGHLVQVLARHRTRQAQLGMDVTDGPVFTDPTGASLDPQRLTNTLRRTAARAGLPPIGVHGLRHTAATLMLTQGVPIHVVANRLGHSDASTTLAVYAHVMPDDDEIAATAIAEVLFIPPARPARRTRLHPTPERRTPTARPEDGRHIGG